The following coding sequences lie in one Oncorhynchus nerka isolate Pitt River linkage group LG14, Oner_Uvic_2.0, whole genome shotgun sequence genomic window:
- the LOC115117455 gene encoding uncharacterized protein LOC115117455 isoform X1 produces MTSLGIQQRPTDHRQIGRSPLLLSHKQRSSSSLPLLKRLHQAGGPYAVAEPQTDPPSLGDYFSLLQRLKEETYMYKQNKDLKQVQSRKPWCKQQPHSPPLASPLPRGPSSRVPPLPGVPSNSSRVLPSGRTQRRLSQHSSHKMASSSQKSKHTPAIIKGHRHLSYGGSVPPENITIQQFYDLTPTKKSNVRLNDQLIPKPTDINIGEIMIKVPIPKEHPYQTHISRFALFPTFRSPDDPDTGVRAASLRPLNPLVPSSAPEVTVLRKTKGGPYRHEVLEAPMTTRKKTISWPGQHGFLDHPKPVKGEAQTQVFYPKSQKTVFPNPTLRDWDVTLSERTANMLRNVEKSHWVTSYQLHYTGTGSTNPWRLDDYHENTVDMITGKINPYTTQLRERSHPVLLPPKPRDGRKARIRQGRHKVESTYHPPVTAPAAESHSTDQTSSQNHPAGPLGTMSGHQSHQEIKGNPSTQDGHPNNSHGHSELSLARPGAGDVSVPEPAQVSGYVFPGHHLQHQGSRCERCGEERCECQVKEVREGLHHPGPGASDPQQSSQASRASLEKVTDTESSLALYSCQLPHSPLNETTEVTKENNTQREVWYEDVPSSKKQSYTASGGNLFSLSQPAPALATNNTGAAYESETELSAADQVSPNIRNWRSGGNLVLGSEMTVNQTLEEQDREWQNREIPIPRSISNPCIQPRPHALPSTHPGERGRCQLALLELQDSFSKSEVHRLFHSSLQGGAVDLQDNVHTGRKHRFYGFNSFYFHN; encoded by the exons ATGACCAGCCTAGGGATCCAGCAACGTCCCACTGACCACAGACAGATAGGGAGGAGTCCTTTACTCCTGTCTCACAAACAgaggtcctcctcctccctgcccctCCTGAAACGCCTGCACCAGGCTGGGGGGCCGTATGCTGTCGCTGAGCCCCAGACAGACCCGCCGTCGCTGGGTGACTACTTCTCCCTCCTCCAGCGACTGAAAGAGGAGACTTACATGTACAAACAGAACAAGGATCTGAAACAGGTACAGAGCAGGAAGCCATGGTGTAAGCAACAGCCTCACTCTCCGCCTCtggccag TCCTCTTCCCAGAGGCCCTAGCAGCAGAGTCCCACCACTTCCCGGAGTTCCCAGTAACAGCAGCAGGGTTTTACCGTCGGGTCGTACCCAGCGTAGACTGAGCCAGCACTCCAGCCACAAGATGGCGTCCTCCTCCCAGAAGAGTAAACACACCCCTGCCATCATCAAGGGCCATCGCCACTTAAGCTACGGAGGATCCGTCCCACCGGA GAACATCACCATTCAACAGTTTTATGACCTTACACCTACCAAGAAAAGTAACGTCCGCCTCAACGACCAGCT TATACCAAAACCAACGGACATCAACATCGG agagaTAATGATAAAGGTTCCAATTCCAAAAGAACATCCGTATCAGACCCACATCTCCCGCTTCGCCCTGTTCCCAACGTTCCGCTCACCAGACGACCCCGACACAGGCGTGAGAGCTGCGTCCCTACGACCCCTGAACCCCCTCGTCCCGTCCTCTGCTCCAGAGGTCACCGTGCTGAGAAAGACAAAAG GAGGTCCTTATCGTCATGAGGTACTGGAGGCACCCATGACAACCAGGAAGAAAACCATCTCATGGCCAGGACAGCATGGCTTCCTGGAT cacccCAAGCCAGTTAAGGGCGAGGCCCAGACCCAGGTATTCTACCCTAAGTCCCAGAAGACCGTGTTTCCCAACCCCACATTGCGTGACTGGGACGTCACGCTGTCTGAACGAACAGCCAACATGCTCCGCAACGTGGAGAAGTCCCACTGGGTCACCTCCTACCAGCTTCACTACACAG GCACTGGGTCTACTAATCCCTGGAGGTTGGATGACTACCATGAGAACACCGTTGACATGATCACTGGGAAGATAAATCCCTACACAACACAGCTG agggaGCGATCCCACCCCGTCCTGCTGCCCCCTAAACCACGAGACGGGCGCAAGGCCAGAATACGCCAGGGTCGTCATAAGGTGGAGAGCACCTACCACCCTCCTGTCACTGCCCCAGCAGCAGAGTCCCACAGCACAGACCAGACTTCCTCACAGAATCACCCTGCTGGGCCTCTGGGAACTATGTCTGGTCACCAAAGTCATCAGGAGATAAAGGGGAACCCTTCTACTCAGGACGGCCATCCCAACAACAGCCACGGCCACTCAGAGCTCAGTCTAGCcaggcctggggctggagatgtgTCTGTGCCGGAGCCTGCTCAGGTGTCTGGCTATGTGTTCCCTGGTCACCACCTTCAACATCAAGGCTCCAGGTGTGAGAGGTGTGGGGAGGAGAGGTGTGAGTGCCAGGTCAAGGAGGTCAGAGAAGGGCTCCATCACCCAGGGCCAGGGGCATCAGACCCCCAGCAGAGCAGCCAGGCTTCCAGAGCCTCCCTGGAGAAggtcacagacacagagagctcTCTGGCCTTGTACAGCTGCCAGCTGCCCCATTCTCCCCTGAATGAGACCACAGAGGTCACCAAAGAGAATAACACCCAGAGAGAGGTATGGTACGAGGACGTTCCTAGCAGCAAGAAGCAGAGCTACACAGCATCAGGGGGTAACCTGTTCAGCCTGAGCCAGCCAGCTCCAGCATTGGCTACTAACAACACAGGGGCGGCATATGAATCTGAGACAGAGCTGTCTGCTGCTGATCAGGTCTCTCCCAACATCCGTAACTGGCGTTCTGGCGGGAATTTAGTTTTGGGTTCTGAGATGACTGTCAATCAGACCCTTGAAGAACAGGATCGGGAGTGGCAGAACAGAGAGATCCCCATCCCACGCAGTATCTCCAACCCCTGTATCCAACCCCGTCCACATGCCCTGCCTTCCACCCACCCAGGGGAGAGGGGCCGGTGCCAGCTGGCCCTGTTGGAGCTCCAGGACTCCTTCAGTAAGTCGGAGGTCCACCGTCTCTTCCACAGCTCCCTCCAGGGGGGCGCGGTCGACCTGCAGGACAATGTACACACCGGGAGAAAGCACCGCTTCTACGGCTTCAACTCCTTCTATTTCCACAACTGA
- the LOC115117455 gene encoding uncharacterized protein LOC115117455 isoform X2 — MSSCSPLPRGPSSRVPPLPGVPSNSSRVLPSGRTQRRLSQHSSHKMASSSQKSKHTPAIIKGHRHLSYGGSVPPENITIQQFYDLTPTKKSNVRLNDQLIPKPTDINIGEIMIKVPIPKEHPYQTHISRFALFPTFRSPDDPDTGVRAASLRPLNPLVPSSAPEVTVLRKTKGGPYRHEVLEAPMTTRKKTISWPGQHGFLDHPKPVKGEAQTQVFYPKSQKTVFPNPTLRDWDVTLSERTANMLRNVEKSHWVTSYQLHYTGTGSTNPWRLDDYHENTVDMITGKINPYTTQLRERSHPVLLPPKPRDGRKARIRQGRHKVESTYHPPVTAPAAESHSTDQTSSQNHPAGPLGTMSGHQSHQEIKGNPSTQDGHPNNSHGHSELSLARPGAGDVSVPEPAQVSGYVFPGHHLQHQGSRCERCGEERCECQVKEVREGLHHPGPGASDPQQSSQASRASLEKVTDTESSLALYSCQLPHSPLNETTEVTKENNTQREVWYEDVPSSKKQSYTASGGNLFSLSQPAPALATNNTGAAYESETELSAADQVSPNIRNWRSGGNLVLGSEMTVNQTLEEQDREWQNREIPIPRSISNPCIQPRPHALPSTHPGERGRCQLALLELQDSFSKSEVHRLFHSSLQGGAVDLQDNVHTGRKHRFYGFNSFYFHN; from the exons ATGTCCTCTTGCAGTCCTCTTCCCAGAGGCCCTAGCAGCAGAGTCCCACCACTTCCCGGAGTTCCCAGTAACAGCAGCAGGGTTTTACCGTCGGGTCGTACCCAGCGTAGACTGAGCCAGCACTCCAGCCACAAGATGGCGTCCTCCTCCCAGAAGAGTAAACACACCCCTGCCATCATCAAGGGCCATCGCCACTTAAGCTACGGAGGATCCGTCCCACCGGA GAACATCACCATTCAACAGTTTTATGACCTTACACCTACCAAGAAAAGTAACGTCCGCCTCAACGACCAGCT TATACCAAAACCAACGGACATCAACATCGG agagaTAATGATAAAGGTTCCAATTCCAAAAGAACATCCGTATCAGACCCACATCTCCCGCTTCGCCCTGTTCCCAACGTTCCGCTCACCAGACGACCCCGACACAGGCGTGAGAGCTGCGTCCCTACGACCCCTGAACCCCCTCGTCCCGTCCTCTGCTCCAGAGGTCACCGTGCTGAGAAAGACAAAAG GAGGTCCTTATCGTCATGAGGTACTGGAGGCACCCATGACAACCAGGAAGAAAACCATCTCATGGCCAGGACAGCATGGCTTCCTGGAT cacccCAAGCCAGTTAAGGGCGAGGCCCAGACCCAGGTATTCTACCCTAAGTCCCAGAAGACCGTGTTTCCCAACCCCACATTGCGTGACTGGGACGTCACGCTGTCTGAACGAACAGCCAACATGCTCCGCAACGTGGAGAAGTCCCACTGGGTCACCTCCTACCAGCTTCACTACACAG GCACTGGGTCTACTAATCCCTGGAGGTTGGATGACTACCATGAGAACACCGTTGACATGATCACTGGGAAGATAAATCCCTACACAACACAGCTG agggaGCGATCCCACCCCGTCCTGCTGCCCCCTAAACCACGAGACGGGCGCAAGGCCAGAATACGCCAGGGTCGTCATAAGGTGGAGAGCACCTACCACCCTCCTGTCACTGCCCCAGCAGCAGAGTCCCACAGCACAGACCAGACTTCCTCACAGAATCACCCTGCTGGGCCTCTGGGAACTATGTCTGGTCACCAAAGTCATCAGGAGATAAAGGGGAACCCTTCTACTCAGGACGGCCATCCCAACAACAGCCACGGCCACTCAGAGCTCAGTCTAGCcaggcctggggctggagatgtgTCTGTGCCGGAGCCTGCTCAGGTGTCTGGCTATGTGTTCCCTGGTCACCACCTTCAACATCAAGGCTCCAGGTGTGAGAGGTGTGGGGAGGAGAGGTGTGAGTGCCAGGTCAAGGAGGTCAGAGAAGGGCTCCATCACCCAGGGCCAGGGGCATCAGACCCCCAGCAGAGCAGCCAGGCTTCCAGAGCCTCCCTGGAGAAggtcacagacacagagagctcTCTGGCCTTGTACAGCTGCCAGCTGCCCCATTCTCCCCTGAATGAGACCACAGAGGTCACCAAAGAGAATAACACCCAGAGAGAGGTATGGTACGAGGACGTTCCTAGCAGCAAGAAGCAGAGCTACACAGCATCAGGGGGTAACCTGTTCAGCCTGAGCCAGCCAGCTCCAGCATTGGCTACTAACAACACAGGGGCGGCATATGAATCTGAGACAGAGCTGTCTGCTGCTGATCAGGTCTCTCCCAACATCCGTAACTGGCGTTCTGGCGGGAATTTAGTTTTGGGTTCTGAGATGACTGTCAATCAGACCCTTGAAGAACAGGATCGGGAGTGGCAGAACAGAGAGATCCCCATCCCACGCAGTATCTCCAACCCCTGTATCCAACCCCGTCCACATGCCCTGCCTTCCACCCACCCAGGGGAGAGGGGCCGGTGCCAGCTGGCCCTGTTGGAGCTCCAGGACTCCTTCAGTAAGTCGGAGGTCCACCGTCTCTTCCACAGCTCCCTCCAGGGGGGCGCGGTCGACCTGCAGGACAATGTACACACCGGGAGAAAGCACCGCTTCTACGGCTTCAACTCCTTCTATTTCCACAACTGA